Proteins from a genomic interval of Kitasatospora kifunensis:
- a CDS encoding APC family permease, producing the protein MSADPGSEGGGGEVNRLKANSVGLVGVVFMAIATAAPITAMTGNLPIIVGQGNGIGAPAAYIFATLVLTVFSVGYVAMAKHITAAGAFYGFISHGLGRVVGMASGLLAVLAYIVFEASIIGFFAYSLRTLVTAQLGLDLPWGWYALFGLLVIAGMAFFDIHLTAKVLGVALVLEITVLLAASIAVAVTGGGPDGIPLAAVNPVNAFKGVSGSGTAAAGLGLFFAFWSWVGFESTAMYGEESRDPKRVVPRATLISVVGVGLFYVFVSWMIISGNGVQNAIHIANGLVPGKDGNNLFFDPLGAHFGAWAVKVFQWLVVTGSFACAMAFHQCAARYLYAIGREGFIHPALGRTHPRHGSPYVASAVQSVIAILLVTGFLVAGMDPYTHLYTLLALLGTMAILIVQTLCSFAVIGYFHAQGKHPETRHWLRTLTAPLVGGVAMTCVVVLLVKNMGTAAGPAASTLLFRLIPYLVIGTFLGGLTLALVMKKRSPERYARMGRIILEEAAERPAVEPVPAAHG; encoded by the coding sequence ATGTCCGCAGACCCCGGTAGCGAAGGCGGCGGGGGCGAGGTCAACCGGTTGAAGGCGAACTCGGTGGGCCTGGTCGGCGTGGTCTTCATGGCCATCGCCACCGCCGCGCCGATCACCGCGATGACCGGCAACCTGCCGATCATCGTCGGCCAGGGCAACGGGATCGGCGCCCCGGCGGCCTACATCTTCGCCACCCTGGTGCTCACCGTCTTCTCGGTCGGCTATGTCGCGATGGCCAAGCACATCACCGCCGCCGGGGCCTTCTACGGCTTCATCTCGCACGGTCTGGGCCGCGTGGTGGGGATGGCCTCCGGGCTGCTCGCGGTGCTCGCCTACATCGTCTTCGAGGCCTCGATCATCGGGTTCTTCGCCTACTCGCTGCGCACTCTGGTCACCGCCCAGCTGGGCCTGGACCTGCCCTGGGGCTGGTACGCGCTCTTCGGCCTGCTGGTGATCGCGGGGATGGCGTTCTTCGACATCCACCTGACCGCCAAGGTGCTGGGCGTCGCGCTGGTGCTGGAGATCACCGTGCTGCTGGCGGCCTCGATCGCGGTGGCGGTCACCGGCGGCGGCCCCGACGGCATCCCGCTGGCGGCCGTCAACCCGGTCAACGCCTTCAAGGGGGTCAGCGGCTCGGGGACGGCGGCGGCCGGGCTCGGCCTCTTCTTCGCCTTCTGGTCCTGGGTCGGCTTCGAGTCCACCGCGATGTACGGGGAGGAGTCCCGCGACCCCAAGCGGGTGGTGCCCAGGGCGACGCTGATCTCGGTGGTCGGGGTCGGCCTCTTCTACGTCTTCGTCTCCTGGATGATCATCTCCGGCAACGGTGTCCAGAACGCCATCCACATCGCGAACGGCCTGGTGCCGGGCAAGGACGGCAACAACCTCTTCTTCGACCCGCTGGGCGCCCACTTCGGCGCCTGGGCGGTCAAGGTCTTCCAGTGGCTGGTGGTGACCGGCTCGTTCGCCTGCGCGATGGCCTTCCACCAGTGCGCCGCCCGCTATCTCTACGCGATCGGCCGCGAAGGCTTCATCCACCCCGCGCTCGGCCGCACCCATCCACGGCACGGCTCGCCGTACGTAGCCTCGGCCGTGCAGTCGGTGATCGCGATCCTGCTGGTGACCGGCTTCCTGGTGGCCGGAATGGACCCCTACACGCACCTCTACACCCTGCTCGCGCTGCTCGGCACGATGGCGATCCTGATCGTCCAGACGCTCTGCTCGTTCGCGGTGATCGGCTACTTCCACGCCCAGGGCAAGCACCCGGAGACCAGGCACTGGCTGCGCACCCTGACCGCGCCGCTGGTCGGCGGGGTGGCGATGACCTGCGTGGTGGTGCTGCTGGTGAAGAACATGGGCACCGCGGCAGGCCCGGCCGCCTCCACGCTGCTCTTCAGGCTGATCCCGTACCTGGTGATCGGCACCTTCCTGGGCGGCCTCACGCTCGCGCTGGTGATGAAGAAGCGCAGTCCCGAGCGGTACGCCCGGATGGGCCGGATCATCCTGGAAGAAGCCGCCGAGCGGCCCGCCGTCGAGCCCGTGCCCGCCGCCCACGGTTGA
- a CDS encoding polyprenol monophosphomannose synthase, which translates to MTAPQEHSFADLGKVLVIIPTYNEAENVERIVSRVRTAVPEVHVLVADDNSPDGTGEMADKIAAQDGNVHVMHRKGKEGLGAAYLAGFRWGIDNGYDVLVEMDADGSHQPEELYRLLTGLRGADLVLGSRWVPGGKVVNWPKSRLILSRGGSTYSRLMLGVPIKDVTGGYRAFRKETLLGLGMDEVASAGYCFQVDLAWRTVKSGFKVAEVPITFVEREHGASKMSRNIVFEALWRVTVWGAQSRVAKLTGKGKKK; encoded by the coding sequence GTGACTGCGCCCCAGGAGCACTCCTTCGCCGACCTCGGCAAGGTGCTGGTCATCATCCCGACCTACAACGAGGCCGAGAACGTCGAACGGATCGTCTCCCGGGTGCGGACCGCCGTTCCCGAGGTGCACGTCCTCGTCGCCGACGACAACAGCCCGGACGGCACCGGCGAGATGGCCGACAAGATCGCCGCGCAGGACGGCAACGTCCACGTCATGCACCGCAAGGGCAAGGAGGGCCTCGGCGCGGCCTACCTGGCCGGCTTCCGCTGGGGCATCGACAACGGCTACGACGTCCTGGTCGAGATGGACGCCGACGGCTCGCACCAGCCCGAGGAGCTCTACCGCCTGCTGACCGGCCTGCGCGGCGCCGACCTGGTGCTCGGCTCGCGCTGGGTGCCCGGCGGCAAGGTGGTCAACTGGCCCAAGTCCCGCCTGATCCTCTCCCGCGGCGGCTCGACCTACTCGCGCCTGATGCTGGGCGTGCCGATCAAGGACGTCACCGGTGGCTACCGCGCCTTCCGCAAGGAGACGCTGCTGGGCCTGGGCATGGACGAGGTCGCCTCGGCCGGCTACTGCTTCCAGGTCGACCTGGCCTGGCGCACGGTGAAGTCCGGCTTCAAGGTCGCCGAGGTGCCGATCACCTTCGTCGAGCGCGAGCACGGCGCGTCCAAGATGAGCCGCAACATCGTCTTCGAGGCGCTGTGGCGCGTCACCGTCTGGGGCGCGCAGTCCCGGGTGGCGAAGCTGACCGGCAAGGGCAAGAAGAAGTAG
- a CDS encoding D-alanyl-D-alanine carboxypeptidase family protein: MGDAPEKVQDGEREQPAAAEVAPTAEEAAPHGGGSTVHLRVRDADTRTTFLRLPEPEPEAPAEENPQAADPRLAIRSEHETAETDAASSDVPSVEPAPEPKTQSVSASEPQPVPESQSVPGPEPVAVAVAMVEAAEEAAPAPAPVQTPPVFVAPPTPTAPAAPVVAPAPGVFPPLPSGPESSPEALAALAALNDNRPSLARRVLKRATLWTVLLALLAGAVAVAQLLRPLPRPQLKMTAEGSFTFGGDPVALPWPAKGQAAAEVVGLGSLGSSGPENTPVPIASVTKVMNAYLILTAHPLKKGESGPTITVDKAAATESGDSDQSTAKVTEGQQISEYEALEMLMLPSANNIARLLARWDSGSEEAFVKKMNDQAAKFQMANTSYADAAGYSNNTKSTAKDQLKLAEVVMQNDIFKQIVAEPDSTIAGTKILNTNALLNKNGVIGVKTGSSTPAGSCLMWAATKDVAGGKQMLLGVTLGQPQTATDNIIRAAQTVSSKIITAGQSALTGQTLAKQGDVVGYVDDGMGGKVPVVATKDLAVAGFTGISTTLQLTGLPGGLGHNAAAGTTVGTLTAGSGPSQVQVPVALQQDLAPPSIMSRLTRVG, encoded by the coding sequence GTGGGCGACGCCCCGGAGAAGGTGCAGGACGGGGAGCGGGAGCAGCCCGCCGCTGCCGAGGTGGCGCCGACGGCAGAGGAGGCGGCGCCGCACGGCGGCGGCTCAACTGTCCACCTACGCGTCCGGGATGCGGACACCAGGACCACCTTCCTGCGCCTGCCCGAGCCGGAGCCCGAAGCACCGGCGGAGGAGAATCCCCAGGCAGCGGATCCGCGTCTCGCGATCCGGAGCGAGCATGAGACGGCGGAGACTGACGCCGCCTCTTCTGACGTACCGTCAGTTGAGCCTGCTCCGGAGCCGAAGACGCAGTCGGTCTCGGCCTCCGAGCCCCAGCCGGTGCCCGAGTCCCAGTCGGTGCCTGGGCCCGAGCCGGTGGCCGTGGCCGTGGCGATGGTGGAGGCAGCGGAAGAAGCCGCGCCGGCCCCCGCGCCCGTCCAGACGCCCCCTGTCTTCGTGGCCCCGCCCACCCCTACCGCTCCCGCCGCTCCCGTGGTGGCTCCCGCGCCCGGTGTCTTTCCGCCCCTGCCGAGTGGCCCCGAGAGCAGCCCGGAGGCGCTGGCGGCCCTGGCCGCCCTCAACGACAACCGCCCCTCCCTGGCGCGCCGGGTACTGAAGCGGGCCACCCTGTGGACCGTCCTGCTCGCCCTGCTGGCCGGCGCCGTCGCGGTGGCCCAGTTGCTGCGCCCGCTGCCCAGGCCGCAGCTGAAGATGACCGCGGAGGGTTCCTTCACCTTCGGCGGCGACCCGGTGGCGCTGCCCTGGCCGGCCAAGGGCCAGGCCGCTGCCGAGGTGGTCGGCCTGGGCAGCCTCGGCAGTTCGGGCCCGGAGAACACCCCGGTCCCGATCGCCAGCGTGACCAAGGTGATGAACGCCTACCTGATCCTTACGGCCCACCCGCTCAAGAAGGGCGAGTCGGGACCGACGATCACCGTGGACAAGGCGGCCGCCACCGAGTCCGGTGACTCCGACCAGTCCACCGCCAAGGTGACCGAGGGCCAGCAGATCAGCGAGTACGAGGCGCTGGAGATGCTGATGCTGCCCAGCGCCAACAACATCGCCCGACTGCTGGCGCGCTGGGACTCCGGCTCCGAGGAGGCGTTCGTCAAGAAGATGAACGACCAGGCCGCCAAGTTCCAGATGGCCAACACCAGCTACGCGGACGCGGCCGGCTACAGCAACAACACCAAGAGCACCGCGAAGGACCAGCTGAAGCTGGCCGAGGTGGTGATGCAGAACGACATCTTCAAGCAGATCGTCGCCGAGCCGGACTCCACCATCGCCGGCACCAAGATCCTCAACACCAACGCGCTGCTCAACAAGAACGGCGTGATCGGTGTGAAGACGGGCTCCAGCACCCCGGCCGGCAGCTGCCTGATGTGGGCCGCCACCAAGGACGTCGCCGGCGGCAAGCAGATGCTGCTCGGGGTGACCCTGGGCCAGCCGCAGACCGCGACCGACAACATCATCAGGGCTGCGCAGACCGTCAGCTCGAAGATCATCACGGCTGGGCAGTCCGCGCTGACCGGGCAGACCCTGGCCAAGCAGGGCGACGTGGTCGGCTACGTCGACGACGGGATGGGCGGCAAGGTGCCGGTGGTGGCGACCAAGGACCTCGCGGTGGCAGGCTTCACCGGGATCTCCACCACCCTCCAGCTGACCGGCCTGCCGGGCGGCCTGGGCCACAACGCCGCCGCCGGAACCACCGTGGGCACCCTGACGGCCGGCTCGGGCCCGAGCCAGGTGCAGGTCCCGGTCGCGCTCCAGCAGGACCTGGCCCCGCCCTCGATCATGTCCCGGCTGACCCGCGTGGGCTGA
- a CDS encoding GOLPH3/VPS74 family protein has translation MGKSRRTIPEELLLLALDPTTGTTAQPQTLDLGLAGAQLVELSLAGRIVPDGDRIAVVLPRPTGDPTLDHALELLRRRGSPVRAAHWIGGPRLGLRQTYLAHLERCGMVAAVPGQVCGVLPTTRYQASDDCTNAAIKQRLDTAIRTGVPPDPRTAALAALAHAVGLGKHLYPGNEGRSSRSRLRDLIRYDPLGGMVAHAVMDVQNGLPAPANRTGPVGRAPAARSSAESVPRGRSGAVAPSQVGAR, from the coding sequence ATGGGCAAGAGCCGTAGAACAATTCCCGAGGAACTTTTGCTGCTCGCCTTGGACCCGACCACGGGTACCACCGCGCAGCCGCAAACCCTCGACCTCGGACTCGCCGGGGCGCAGCTCGTCGAGCTGTCCCTGGCCGGACGGATCGTCCCGGACGGGGACCGGATCGCCGTGGTGCTGCCACGGCCGACCGGCGACCCCACCCTGGACCACGCCCTGGAGCTGCTGCGCCGTCGCGGCAGCCCGGTGCGTGCCGCGCACTGGATCGGCGGGCCCCGACTGGGGCTGCGGCAGACCTACCTGGCGCATCTGGAGCGGTGCGGCATGGTCGCCGCCGTTCCGGGCCAGGTGTGCGGGGTCCTGCCGACGACGCGATACCAGGCATCCGACGACTGTACGAACGCCGCCATCAAGCAGCGTCTCGACACAGCCATCAGGACCGGGGTACCACCGGACCCCAGGACGGCCGCACTGGCCGCACTGGCGCACGCCGTCGGCCTGGGCAAGCACCTCTACCCCGGTAACGAGGGCCGGTCCTCACGGTCGCGCCTGCGCGACCTGATCCGCTACGACCCGTTAGGCGGCATGGTCGCCCACGCCGTCATGGACGTGCAGAACGGTCTGCCGGCTCCGGCGAACCGCACCGGCCCGGTGGGCCGGGCCCCGGCCGCGCGCAGCAGTGCCGAGTCGGTCCCCAGGGGCCGGTCCGGCGCCGTCGCACCCAGCCAGGTCGGCGCGCGCTAG
- a CDS encoding helix-turn-helix domain-containing protein, which produces MSASINPTVRRRRLGAELRRLREQRGMTAEQVADRLMVSQSKISRLENGRRSISPRDVRDLCDVYEVTDPKMRNSLMEMARESKQRGWWNEFGDIPYSVYIGLEAEAFSIRSYESSFMPGLLQTREYAEAVVHGTQPDTDTEAIRRRVEVRLKRQDRITGEDQLASYWTVIDEAVLAREVGGPAVMGQQLRRLLEAGEQANVNIQVIPFQRGAHPGMTGTFSLLEFPESADSTVVYFEGVTSDLYLEKDADVRRYTGLYDHLRAAALGVAESRSLITTYAEVYDNELQDPDRGPGLA; this is translated from the coding sequence GTGTCCGCCAGCATCAATCCCACTGTCCGCCGCAGACGACTGGGCGCAGAGTTGCGCAGGCTGCGCGAGCAGCGGGGGATGACCGCCGAGCAGGTGGCCGACCGGCTGATGGTCTCCCAGTCGAAGATCAGTCGGCTGGAGAACGGCCGACGCAGCATCAGTCCACGCGATGTCCGCGACCTGTGCGACGTCTACGAGGTCACCGACCCCAAGATGCGCAACAGCCTGATGGAGATGGCCAGGGAGTCCAAGCAGCGCGGGTGGTGGAACGAGTTCGGCGACATCCCCTACAGCGTCTACATCGGCCTGGAGGCGGAGGCCTTCTCGATCCGCAGCTACGAGTCCTCCTTCATGCCCGGCCTGCTCCAGACCCGGGAGTACGCCGAGGCGGTGGTGCACGGCACGCAGCCGGACACCGACACGGAGGCGATCCGCCGCCGGGTGGAGGTCCGGCTCAAGCGGCAGGACCGGATCACCGGAGAGGATCAGCTGGCCAGCTACTGGACCGTGATAGACGAAGCGGTGCTGGCCCGGGAGGTCGGTGGGCCGGCGGTGATGGGCCAGCAGCTGCGCCGGCTGCTGGAGGCGGGCGAGCAGGCGAACGTCAACATCCAGGTGATCCCGTTCCAGCGCGGCGCACACCCGGGGATGACCGGCACATTCTCCCTGCTGGAGTTCCCTGAGTCAGCCGATTCCACTGTTGTGTACTTCGAAGGGGTGACGAGCGACCTCTACTTGGAGAAGGACGCCGATGTCCGCCGCTATACCGGTCTATACGACCACTTGCGTGCGGCCGCTCTGGGCGTCGCCGAGTCCAGGTCGCTGATAACCACCTATGCGGAGGTATACGACAATGAGCTCCAAGATCCTGACCGTGGACCCGGCCTGGCGTAA
- a CDS encoding DUF397 domain-containing protein yields the protein MSSKILTVDPAWRKSSHSGGNGACVEIAVPAPVAVAVRDSKDPVGPWLHFSPAAWHAFATAAGHGEFGTV from the coding sequence ATGAGCTCCAAGATCCTGACCGTGGACCCGGCCTGGCGTAAGAGCAGCCACAGCGGCGGCAACGGTGCCTGTGTGGAGATCGCGGTACCGGCTCCGGTCGCTGTTGCCGTGCGGGACTCCAAGGACCCGGTCGGGCCGTGGCTGCACTTCTCCCCCGCGGCCTGGCACGCGTTCGCGACGGCCGCGGGGCACGGGGAGTTCGGGACCGTCTGA
- a CDS encoding ADP-ribosylglycohydrolase family protein produces MIPLWSRAQQQDYRSRVRGCLLGGAIGDALGAGIEFDPLDRIRAAHGPQGVTGYVPAYGTRGAVTDDTQMTLFTVDGLIRAHVRQGSGGWHPPTDVHQAYLRWAETQSGWGPDERRGDLGWLGREEWLYSRRAPGQACLSGLSGPDAGRLGTLAAPKNPHSKGCGTVMRAAPFGLLLGWEPTLVFQLAVECSVLTHGHPTGYLSAGALAVIVHTVLRGGSVEEGVELALALLVERPGHEETTAALHGALAAVRAGEPSAERVASLGQGWVAEEALAIGVYCTLVAEDVRSGLLLAVNHSGDSDSTGTVCGNLLGALHGETALPAEWLAELEGRGTILQLADDLVLELSHGAELHGPSAGPAWRERYPVG; encoded by the coding sequence GTGATACCCCTGTGGTCGCGCGCCCAGCAGCAGGACTACCGCAGCCGGGTGCGAGGCTGCCTGCTCGGCGGTGCGATCGGCGACGCGCTCGGCGCCGGCATCGAGTTCGACCCGCTCGACAGGATCCGCGCCGCGCACGGCCCGCAGGGGGTGACCGGTTACGTCCCGGCGTACGGCACACGCGGCGCGGTCACCGACGACACCCAGATGACCCTGTTCACCGTCGACGGCCTGATCCGCGCCCACGTCCGCCAGGGCAGCGGCGGCTGGCACCCGCCCACCGACGTTCACCAGGCCTATCTGCGCTGGGCCGAGACCCAGTCCGGCTGGGGGCCGGACGAGCGGCGCGGCGACCTCGGCTGGCTGGGGCGCGAGGAGTGGCTGTACAGCCGGCGGGCCCCCGGTCAGGCCTGCCTGTCGGGGCTGTCCGGGCCCGATGCCGGACGGCTCGGCACCCTGGCGGCGCCCAAGAACCCGCACTCCAAGGGTTGCGGCACGGTGATGCGGGCCGCGCCGTTCGGACTGCTGCTCGGCTGGGAGCCCACGCTGGTCTTCCAACTGGCCGTCGAGTGCTCGGTGCTGACGCACGGCCACCCGACCGGCTACCTCTCGGCCGGGGCGCTGGCCGTCATCGTGCACACCGTGCTGCGCGGCGGCAGCGTGGAGGAGGGCGTCGAGTTGGCGCTGGCGCTGCTGGTCGAGCGGCCGGGGCACGAGGAGACCACGGCGGCGCTGCACGGAGCGCTGGCGGCGGTGCGGGCCGGTGAGCCCTCGGCGGAGCGGGTCGCCTCGCTGGGGCAGGGCTGGGTGGCCGAGGAGGCGCTGGCGATCGGCGTCTACTGCACGCTGGTCGCCGAGGACGTGCGCTCCGGGCTGCTGCTCGCGGTCAACCACTCGGGAGACAGCGACTCCACCGGGACGGTCTGCGGGAACCTGCTGGGCGCGTTGCACGGGGAGACCGCGCTGCCGGCCGAGTGGCTGGCCGAACTCGAGGGACGCGGCACCATCCTGCAGCTCGCGGACGACCTGGTGCTGGAGCTGAGCCACGGGGCCGAGTTGCACGGCCCGAGTGCCGGGCCGGCCTGGCGCGAGCGCTACCCGGTGGGGTGA